In Myxococcus stipitatus, the following are encoded in one genomic region:
- the glpD gene encoding glycerol-3-phosphate dehydrogenase, whose product MRSESAALRQLPAEGHVPPTKPRSERLKALASEEFDVLIIGGGVTGAGSARDATLRGLKVALVEREDFASGTSSRSSRLIHGGLRYLEHGHLGLVFESSIERRRLLKLAPHLVRPLAFVWPVYAGARVPRWKLNAGLMLYDALSLFRNVRGYKRLNRKQLHEAEPHLRTEALKGGARYYDAATDDARLTLANAIGAAESGATVLNHASVRQLTVVDGHARGAIVVDHLTGQQIQVRARVIVNATGPWSDEIRKLDSPDGTAHAVRGSKGVHIAVPRERLGNRDALTLLSPKDGRVMFVLPADHFTIIGTTETSTRAHPAEVRASESDVTYLLESANAFFPDAHLTRDDVVSAWAGIRPLAASGYHGHADAGSASREHHIDISPTGVLAISGGKLTTYRVMARDVVNAVERQLGQARHKSATESRPLPGGDIPDLEAELAAARETVGDADTATHFVRAYGSRWRQVWALTREEPALAQPLAEGLPYRVAEAVWGVTHEFVHSLSDLLIRRLKLAFETRDLGQGAAQVAASVMAPRLGWDAGETQRQLDLYAADALRIFGVDSTEA is encoded by the coding sequence GTGCGTTCTGAATCCGCAGCGCTTCGCCAGCTCCCCGCAGAAGGGCACGTCCCACCCACGAAGCCCCGCTCCGAGCGGCTCAAGGCCCTGGCCTCCGAGGAATTCGACGTCCTCATCATCGGCGGCGGTGTCACCGGCGCCGGCTCCGCGCGAGACGCCACCCTGCGCGGGCTCAAGGTCGCCCTCGTCGAACGCGAAGACTTCGCCAGCGGCACCTCCAGCCGCTCCTCCCGCCTCATCCACGGAGGTCTGCGCTACCTCGAACACGGCCACCTCGGCCTCGTCTTCGAATCCAGCATCGAGCGCCGACGCCTGTTGAAGCTCGCCCCGCACCTGGTGCGCCCGCTGGCCTTCGTCTGGCCCGTCTACGCCGGCGCCCGCGTCCCCCGCTGGAAGCTCAACGCGGGCCTCATGCTCTACGACGCCCTCTCCCTCTTCCGGAACGTGAGGGGCTACAAGCGCCTCAACCGCAAGCAGCTGCACGAGGCCGAGCCCCACCTGCGCACCGAGGCCCTCAAGGGCGGCGCCCGCTACTACGACGCGGCCACCGATGACGCGCGCCTCACCCTGGCCAACGCCATCGGCGCCGCCGAGTCCGGCGCCACCGTGCTCAACCACGCCTCCGTGCGACAGCTCACCGTCGTCGACGGACACGCCCGCGGCGCCATCGTGGTGGACCACCTCACCGGCCAGCAAATCCAGGTCCGCGCCCGCGTCATCGTCAACGCCACCGGCCCGTGGAGCGATGAGATTCGCAAGCTCGACTCGCCCGATGGCACCGCTCACGCCGTGCGCGGCAGCAAGGGTGTCCACATCGCCGTCCCTCGCGAGCGCCTGGGCAATCGCGACGCCCTCACGCTGCTGTCTCCCAAGGACGGACGCGTCATGTTCGTCCTCCCCGCGGACCACTTCACCATCATCGGCACCACGGAGACCTCCACCCGCGCCCACCCCGCGGAGGTCCGCGCCAGCGAGTCCGACGTCACCTACCTCCTCGAGTCCGCCAACGCCTTCTTCCCCGACGCCCACCTCACCCGCGATGACGTGGTGAGCGCCTGGGCCGGCATCCGCCCCCTCGCCGCCAGCGGGTACCACGGACACGCCGATGCGGGCAGCGCGAGCCGCGAACACCACATCGACATCAGCCCCACCGGCGTGCTCGCCATCAGCGGCGGAAAGCTCACCACCTACCGCGTCATGGCTCGCGATGTCGTGAACGCCGTGGAGCGGCAGCTGGGCCAGGCCCGTCACAAGTCCGCCACCGAGTCGCGCCCCCTCCCCGGTGGAGACATCCCCGACCTGGAGGCCGAGCTCGCCGCCGCGCGTGAGACCGTGGGAGACGCCGACACCGCCACCCACTTCGTGCGGGCCTACGGCAGCCGCTGGCGTCAGGTCTGGGCCCTCACGCGAGAGGAGCCAGCGCTCGCGCAGCCGCTCGCCGAGGGGCTGCCGTACCGCGTCGCCGAGGCCGTGTGGGGCGTCACCCACGAGTTCGTCCACTCGCTCTCGGACCTGCTCATCCGCCGCCTCAAGCTGGCCTTCGAGACCCGAGACTTGGGGCAGGGCGCGGCCCAGGTGGCGGCCAGCGTCATGGCTCCTCGCCTGGGGTGGGATGCGGGGGAGACGCAGCGGCAGCTCGACCTGTATGCCGCTGACGCCCTGCGTATCTTCGGCGTCGACTCCACCGAGGCGTGA
- a CDS encoding S8 family serine peptidase: MKRWVWLGVLGGVMACTKVPGNKPVEPENVCPGTEEYSLANPPQSQKSQPLEDGTESVLITFRPRGAVSAKASVEAFADEASRAGAEVKHRFSNINAVAARVTPAAREALSKHPDVLRVEPDRPVHAFSMPMSVLPSLVSGVSANTTGSPGEYTEGLRRIQAPIVWDANNDGVLDANAPTGSNITVCVIDSGWDNRHPELAAAYAGGRDFLDNDDEPLDQSEENGVVTWGGGHGTHTAATIAAQLGAGAHVRPGEDPNGVVGVAPTVKLLIARVLNTNGDGSTSAVIAAMDWCITHKANIVSLSLGSSEPSEAEKLAFTRAHDAGILAVAATGNRGTGNPSYPAAYDTVIGVGAVDFNGEWAPFSQYGEFVKLVAPGVGVLSATIVGGAPYADIQSDGTRIPSEPLEYTGVGTYTGKLVSCGLGERVASCGEGATCDGFVALVDRGGGILFQEKALNAIRAGAKAIIIGNNVADEGAGNFTLTDPADYWVPTTSVTLASARTFKGLVGQTVTVDVTGLDYMRQSGTSMATPHVAGVAALVWSACPTLTHDQVRDVLLATAEDRGDQGRDDRYGYGLVQAKRAVDRALQDCPPAPPAP, encoded by the coding sequence ATGAAGCGTTGGGTCTGGCTGGGGGTGCTCGGAGGGGTGATGGCATGTACCAAGGTGCCAGGCAACAAGCCCGTCGAGCCCGAGAACGTCTGCCCTGGGACGGAGGAGTACTCGCTGGCGAATCCTCCTCAATCCCAGAAGTCGCAGCCCTTGGAGGACGGCACGGAGTCGGTGCTCATCACCTTCCGCCCGCGCGGAGCCGTCAGCGCCAAGGCCAGCGTGGAGGCCTTCGCCGACGAAGCCAGCCGCGCGGGAGCCGAGGTGAAACATCGCTTCTCCAACATCAACGCCGTCGCCGCGCGTGTGACTCCCGCGGCCCGCGAAGCGCTCTCCAAACACCCGGACGTGCTGCGCGTGGAGCCCGACCGTCCCGTGCACGCGTTCTCGATGCCGATGAGCGTGCTGCCCTCGCTGGTGTCCGGCGTGTCGGCCAACACGACGGGCTCCCCGGGTGAATACACCGAGGGCCTGCGGCGGATTCAGGCGCCCATCGTCTGGGATGCGAACAACGACGGCGTGCTCGACGCCAACGCGCCGACGGGGTCGAACATCACGGTCTGCGTCATCGACAGCGGATGGGACAACCGTCACCCCGAGCTCGCCGCGGCGTATGCCGGGGGCCGGGACTTCCTCGACAACGATGACGAGCCGCTGGACCAATCCGAGGAGAACGGCGTCGTCACCTGGGGCGGCGGCCACGGTACACACACGGCGGCCACCATCGCGGCGCAGCTGGGCGCGGGCGCGCACGTGCGTCCTGGCGAGGACCCCAATGGTGTCGTGGGCGTGGCGCCCACCGTGAAGCTGCTGATTGCCCGGGTGCTGAACACCAACGGCGATGGCAGCACGTCCGCCGTCATCGCGGCCATGGACTGGTGCATCACCCACAAGGCGAACATCGTCTCGCTGTCGCTGGGTTCGTCGGAGCCCTCGGAGGCGGAGAAGCTGGCCTTCACGCGGGCACACGACGCGGGCATCCTGGCCGTCGCGGCCACGGGCAATCGCGGCACCGGGAACCCCTCCTATCCCGCGGCCTATGACACGGTGATTGGCGTGGGCGCGGTGGACTTCAATGGCGAGTGGGCGCCCTTCTCGCAGTACGGCGAGTTCGTGAAGCTGGTGGCGCCGGGCGTGGGCGTGCTGAGCGCGACCATCGTGGGCGGCGCTCCCTACGCGGACATCCAGTCCGACGGCACGCGCATCCCCTCCGAGCCGCTGGAGTACACCGGCGTCGGGACCTACACGGGGAAGCTGGTGAGCTGTGGCCTGGGAGAGCGCGTCGCCTCGTGTGGCGAGGGCGCGACGTGTGACGGCTTCGTCGCGCTGGTGGACCGGGGCGGCGGCATCCTGTTCCAGGAGAAGGCGCTCAACGCCATCCGCGCCGGAGCCAAGGCCATCATCATCGGCAACAACGTCGCCGACGAAGGGGCGGGCAACTTCACGCTCACCGACCCCGCCGACTACTGGGTGCCGACGACGTCCGTCACGCTCGCGTCCGCCAGGACCTTCAAGGGGCTGGTGGGCCAGACGGTGACGGTGGACGTCACGGGCCTGGACTACATGCGCCAGTCGGGCACCTCCATGGCCACGCCTCACGTGGCGGGTGTCGCCGCGTTGGTGTGGAGCGCATGCCCCACGCTCACCCACGACCAGGTGCGCGACGTGCTGCTGGCGACCGCGGAGGACCGCGGCGACCAGGGCCGGGATGATCGCTACGGCTACGGGTTGGTGCAGGCCAAGCGGGCCGTGGACCGGGCCCTGCAGGACTGCCCGCCGGCGCCGCCCGCGCCCTGA
- a CDS encoding acyltransferase, translating into MSAHSARAGAAPSAVHAPRLHGHLPVLDGVRGLAVLLVVFFHTTHLSDQSALGRATWWLAGAGWTGVDLFFVLSGFLITGILWEAKGQTYYFRNFYARRLLRIFPLYYATLAVSFLVLPHLAGRLNLDERITTDGAVWYLLYLSNFYQLWVDTTHPILGVVWSLAIEEQFYIVWPFLIAAVSYKGAIRLCLGTIAMAVLVRVGLTLFGASEESTYVVTLCRVDSLALGALLSLVMRHPEGLGLSAFPWMRWAPLLALPIVVAAIALPVGPAFKTVVRTGGYTAVGILYTLLVYRVVTAKPGSILNRVFSNRMLLTYGKYSYAIYLVHSPLDAILRRTVLKTPFPQVAGSDFPMQLLFYAVALVLSLGLALVSWNVFEKHFLKLKDFFPYSPPATASAPAASLPAAAEGLSAPTKAPPISRVG; encoded by the coding sequence ATGTCTGCCCATTCCGCTCGTGCGGGTGCCGCGCCTTCCGCGGTGCATGCTCCCCGTTTGCACGGGCACCTCCCGGTGCTCGATGGAGTCCGGGGGCTCGCGGTCCTCCTGGTCGTCTTCTTCCACACCACGCACTTGAGCGACCAGAGCGCGCTGGGGCGCGCGACGTGGTGGCTGGCGGGCGCGGGGTGGACGGGCGTGGACCTGTTCTTCGTCCTCTCCGGCTTCCTCATCACCGGCATCCTGTGGGAGGCGAAGGGGCAAACGTATTACTTCCGTAACTTCTATGCGCGACGCCTCCTGCGCATCTTCCCGCTGTACTACGCGACGCTGGCTGTCTCGTTCCTGGTGCTGCCCCACCTGGCGGGGCGGCTGAACCTGGACGAGCGCATCACCACCGACGGCGCGGTCTGGTACCTGCTCTACCTCTCCAACTTCTACCAACTCTGGGTGGACACCACGCACCCCATCCTGGGCGTGGTGTGGTCGCTGGCCATTGAAGAGCAGTTCTACATCGTCTGGCCGTTCCTCATCGCCGCCGTCTCCTACAAGGGGGCCATCCGCTTGTGCCTGGGCACCATCGCCATGGCGGTGCTGGTGCGCGTGGGCCTGACGCTCTTTGGCGCCAGCGAGGAGAGCACCTACGTGGTGACGCTGTGCCGCGTGGACTCGCTCGCGCTGGGCGCGCTCTTGTCGTTGGTGATGCGCCACCCGGAGGGCCTGGGGCTCTCCGCCTTCCCGTGGATGCGCTGGGCGCCGCTCCTGGCGCTGCCCATCGTCGTGGCGGCCATCGCGCTGCCCGTGGGGCCGGCCTTCAAGACGGTGGTGCGCACGGGCGGCTACACCGCGGTGGGCATCCTCTACACGTTGCTCGTCTACCGGGTGGTCACCGCGAAGCCGGGCAGCATCCTGAACCGCGTCTTCTCCAACCGGATGCTGCTGACGTACGGCAAGTACAGCTATGCGATTTATCTGGTGCACTCGCCGCTGGACGCCATCCTCCGGCGCACCGTGCTGAAGACGCCTTTCCCGCAAGTTGCGGGCTCCGACTTCCCCATGCAGCTGCTCTTCTACGCGGTGGCCCTGGTGCTCTCGCTGGGGCTCGCGCTGGTGAGCTGGAACGTCTTCGAGAAGCACTTCCTGAAGCTCAAGGACTTCTTCCCGTACAGTCCGCCGGCCACGGCCTCCGCGCCGGCGGCTTCGCTGCCCGCGGCGGCGGAAGGCCTCTCCGCTCCAACGAAGGCCCCGCCCATCAGCCGCGTTGGATGA
- a CDS encoding FruA-associating protein, FapA, whose product MTTTLEHTGYNKLTVLYPEEHELLSPGQSLRNPHDAAKLRLQASLWLSRAQRELHDAILTRDDSEDSLDRYASARAELDSAEAWALRVAKALIQRG is encoded by the coding sequence ATGACTACGACACTTGAGCATACCGGTTACAACAAGTTGACGGTGCTGTATCCCGAGGAGCACGAGCTGCTGTCCCCTGGACAGTCGCTGAGGAACCCACACGACGCCGCCAAGCTTCGGCTCCAGGCGAGTCTGTGGCTGAGCCGGGCCCAGCGCGAGCTGCACGACGCCATCCTCACGCGGGACGACTCCGAGGACAGCCTGGACCGCTACGCGAGCGCTCGGGCGGAGCTGGACTCCGCCGAGGCCTGGGCGCTGCGCGTGGCGAAGGCGCTCATCCAACGCGGCTGA
- a CDS encoding NAD(P)-dependent alcohol dehydrogenase produces MISARGYAAPDARSPLAPFQFERREPGPNDVQLDVLFCGICHSDLHQARDEWGGALFPMVPGHEIVGRVTRVGAKVSRFKAGDTVGIGCMVDSCRACASCKEGLEQYCEKGPVYTYNSREKESQQPTQGGYSNVLVVDQDFVLRVPDNLDPSKAAPLLCAGITTYSPLKHWKVREGQRVGVVGLGGLGHMAVKFARAMGAHVTVFSHTDKKKQDALRLGAHEVVVSSNEAEMKARQNTFDFVLDTVSAKHDINAYLRLLRRDGSLVLVGAPEQPLEVGAFSIIPNRRNFSGSSIGGVRETQEMLDFCGKHEVVSDVEVIPIQQVNEAYTRMLKGDVKYRFVIDMKSLK; encoded by the coding sequence ATGATTTCCGCCCGTGGCTACGCCGCCCCCGATGCCCGCTCCCCGCTCGCGCCCTTCCAGTTCGAGCGCCGTGAGCCCGGCCCCAACGACGTCCAGTTGGACGTCCTCTTCTGTGGCATCTGCCACTCCGACCTCCACCAGGCCCGCGACGAGTGGGGCGGCGCCCTCTTCCCCATGGTCCCCGGCCACGAAATCGTCGGCCGCGTGACGCGCGTGGGCGCCAAGGTGAGCCGCTTCAAGGCCGGCGACACGGTGGGCATCGGCTGCATGGTCGACTCGTGCCGCGCCTGCGCCTCGTGCAAGGAAGGCCTGGAGCAGTACTGCGAGAAGGGCCCCGTCTACACCTACAACTCGCGCGAGAAGGAGAGCCAGCAGCCCACCCAGGGTGGCTACTCCAACGTGCTCGTCGTGGACCAGGACTTCGTCCTGCGCGTGCCGGACAACCTGGACCCGTCCAAGGCCGCGCCGCTCTTGTGCGCGGGCATCACCACCTACTCACCGCTGAAGCACTGGAAGGTGCGCGAAGGCCAGCGCGTGGGCGTCGTCGGCCTGGGCGGCCTGGGCCACATGGCCGTCAAGTTCGCGCGGGCCATGGGCGCCCACGTCACCGTCTTCAGCCACACGGACAAGAAGAAGCAGGACGCCCTGCGCCTGGGCGCCCACGAAGTCGTCGTCTCCTCCAACGAGGCGGAGATGAAGGCCCGGCAGAACACGTTCGACTTCGTGCTCGACACCGTCTCCGCCAAGCACGACATCAACGCCTACCTGCGCCTCTTGCGCCGCGACGGCAGCCTGGTCCTCGTGGGAGCCCCGGAGCAGCCGCTGGAGGTCGGCGCCTTCTCCATCATCCCCAACCGCCGCAACTTCTCCGGCTCCAGCATCGGCGGCGTCCGCGAGACACAGGAGATGCTCGACTTCTGCGGCAAGCACGAGGTGGTGTCGGACGTGGAGGTGATTCCCATCCAGCAGGTGAACGAGGCCTACACCCGGATGCTCAAGGGTGACGTGAAGTACCGCTTCGTCATCGACATGAAGAGCCTGAAGTAA
- a CDS encoding LysR family transcriptional regulator has product MAFTPLNALNAFLAVARRRSFAAAAQELGVSTSALSQSVRQLEARLGVTLLTRTTRSVALTEPGRRLLEGAGPAVDQALAALKVAGAEPDEVLGRVRLTVPTISLSHVVTSVLSRYLARFPRVEVDLRVEDHMVDIVTQGLDAGIRLSESLERDMVQVRLSEGFRFVVVGSPAYLKRRGVPQTPRDLLNHDCLCIPSSVPGTLYQWELERGAKSWRVPVRGPVVTSSQKAMVELAEAGAGLMYAFEPDVSSRLKQGSLRVVLEPYAALGDGFFLYFPSRSRVSPAFRAFVDVAREVAAERKAQLEAPKPGAGPQGRGARGR; this is encoded by the coding sequence ATGGCCTTCACCCCGCTCAATGCCTTGAACGCCTTCCTCGCGGTGGCTCGCCGGCGCAGCTTCGCGGCGGCGGCCCAGGAGCTGGGCGTCTCCACGTCCGCGCTGAGCCAGTCGGTCCGCCAATTGGAGGCCCGTCTGGGGGTGACGCTGCTGACGCGCACGACGCGCAGCGTGGCGCTCACGGAGCCCGGGCGCCGGCTGCTGGAGGGCGCGGGCCCGGCGGTCGACCAGGCCCTGGCGGCCTTGAAGGTGGCGGGGGCCGAACCCGACGAGGTGCTGGGCCGGGTGAGGCTCACCGTTCCGACCATCTCCCTGTCCCATGTCGTCACGTCCGTGCTGTCGCGCTACCTCGCCCGGTTTCCCCGCGTGGAGGTGGACCTGCGCGTGGAAGACCACATGGTGGACATCGTCACCCAGGGCCTGGACGCGGGCATCCGCCTCTCCGAGTCGCTGGAGCGCGACATGGTGCAGGTGCGGCTGTCGGAGGGCTTCCGCTTCGTGGTGGTGGGCTCGCCCGCGTACCTCAAGCGCCGCGGCGTGCCCCAGACGCCTCGGGACCTGTTGAACCACGACTGTCTTTGCATCCCCTCCAGCGTTCCCGGGACGCTCTATCAATGGGAGTTGGAGCGCGGCGCGAAGAGCTGGCGGGTCCCCGTGCGAGGCCCGGTCGTCACCTCCAGCCAGAAGGCCATGGTGGAGCTGGCCGAGGCGGGCGCCGGGTTGATGTATGCCTTCGAGCCGGACGTGTCCTCGCGCCTGAAGCAGGGCTCGCTGCGCGTGGTGCTGGAGCCCTATGCCGCGCTCGGCGATGGCTTCTTCCTCTACTTCCCCAGCCGCTCCCGCGTGTCGCCCGCGTTCCGCGCCTTCGTGGACGTGGCCCGGGAGGTGGCGGCGGAGCGCAAGGCGCAGCTCGAGGCACCGAAGCCTGGCGCGGGGCCCCAAGGCCGCGGCGCTCGCGGCCGATAG
- a CDS encoding BTAD domain-containing putative transcriptional regulator: protein MAEALAAGSQVFHLELLGEARLRHDGVALPLERRTAAVLAWLALEGPHPKYRLAGLLWAESSEVTARNNMRQLLRRLRLATGAELVQGGDVLSLADGITIDAAELQAHVLAGRHARALELDGVLLAALEFDDCPEFQTWLENARERLDKLRRRAASAESEARERAGDLTGALGLAEKLLELDPYSEEAWRRLMRLHYVAGDRMAALNAFERCRRLLREELATQPLPQTVALAREIERGPPTPAVPRAPATKLPLSVLRPPVLVGREREWAKMEEAWAAGMTIFLSGEPGVGKTRLAHDFAASRGQYLVLESRPGEAHVAYATHVRLLRQFLARRPDPKPEPWIRREMARLMPDMAGPEGLPPPMMDEHDRSRFLEAHCQLVYQLCAGLDAIVADDLQNMDAATAEFALLMLSRRHDGPAESSFPRFIDTYRTGELSPFGASCVQQLVDAGLAVIIEVEPLETHAVGSLLGSLELAGAEELTSHVVRYTGGNPLFIMEALRHLLENGGLERGWPEHVHPSGRGRDLIQQRLERLTPPALQVARLVALARTAFAPELAGEVLEMSPMALATHMAELEAAHVLRGEHFTHELLFEVVRETIPPSLVPLLHRRLASALEQRKAAPVVVAQHWMEGKEPERAAPFFVAAANAEASAFRHMEAALLYFRAASALEEAGSFEEAARVRARARHIPSA from the coding sequence ATGGCAGAAGCGCTCGCGGCAGGGTCGCAAGTATTTCATCTCGAGCTGCTCGGCGAGGCACGCCTGCGGCATGACGGGGTGGCCCTGCCATTGGAGCGTCGCACCGCGGCGGTGCTCGCATGGCTGGCATTGGAAGGCCCGCATCCCAAGTACCGCCTGGCCGGCTTGTTATGGGCAGAGTCCAGCGAAGTCACCGCTCGAAACAACATGCGTCAGCTCTTGCGCCGGCTGCGTCTGGCCACGGGCGCGGAGCTGGTGCAAGGCGGCGATGTCCTCTCCCTGGCCGACGGCATCACCATTGATGCCGCGGAGCTCCAGGCCCATGTCCTGGCGGGCCGCCACGCGCGCGCCCTGGAGCTGGACGGCGTCTTGCTCGCCGCCTTGGAATTTGATGATTGCCCTGAGTTTCAAACGTGGCTGGAAAACGCGAGGGAGCGGCTGGACAAGCTGCGCCGCCGCGCCGCGTCCGCGGAGTCGGAGGCACGGGAGCGTGCGGGAGACCTGACGGGCGCGCTGGGGCTGGCGGAGAAGCTGCTGGAGCTGGACCCGTATTCGGAAGAGGCGTGGCGTCGCCTGATGCGGTTGCACTACGTGGCTGGCGACCGCATGGCCGCGCTCAACGCCTTCGAGCGCTGCCGCCGCCTGCTGCGCGAGGAGCTGGCCACGCAGCCCTTGCCACAGACGGTGGCGCTGGCGCGGGAAATCGAGCGGGGTCCGCCCACGCCCGCCGTGCCGCGAGCGCCCGCGACGAAGCTGCCCTTGTCCGTGCTGCGGCCTCCGGTGCTGGTGGGGCGCGAGCGCGAGTGGGCGAAGATGGAGGAGGCCTGGGCCGCGGGGATGACCATCTTCCTCAGCGGAGAGCCCGGGGTGGGCAAGACGCGGCTGGCGCATGACTTCGCCGCCTCGCGAGGCCAATACCTTGTCCTGGAGTCACGGCCGGGCGAGGCCCATGTGGCCTATGCCACACACGTGCGCCTGTTGAGGCAATTCCTGGCGCGGCGCCCGGACCCCAAGCCGGAGCCTTGGATTCGGCGGGAGATGGCGCGGCTGATGCCAGACATGGCGGGCCCGGAAGGCCTTCCTCCTCCCATGATGGATGAGCACGACCGCAGCCGCTTCCTGGAGGCGCACTGCCAGCTCGTCTACCAGCTCTGCGCGGGGCTGGACGCCATCGTCGCGGATGACTTGCAGAACATGGACGCGGCCACCGCGGAGTTCGCCCTGCTGATGCTGTCGCGCCGGCACGACGGCCCGGCGGAGAGCTCCTTCCCGCGCTTCATCGACACGTACCGCACGGGGGAGCTGTCGCCCTTCGGCGCGTCGTGCGTGCAGCAGTTGGTGGACGCGGGGCTCGCGGTCATCATCGAGGTGGAGCCGCTGGAGACGCACGCGGTGGGCTCGCTCCTGGGGAGCCTGGAGCTCGCGGGCGCGGAGGAGTTGACCTCGCACGTGGTGCGCTACACGGGCGGCAATCCCCTGTTCATCATGGAGGCGCTGCGGCACCTCTTGGAGAACGGCGGACTGGAGCGGGGCTGGCCCGAGCACGTGCACCCCTCCGGCCGCGGCCGTGACTTGATTCAACAGCGGTTGGAGCGGCTGACTCCGCCCGCGCTCCAGGTCGCCCGGCTGGTGGCGCTCGCGAGGACGGCCTTCGCGCCGGAGCTGGCGGGCGAGGTGCTGGAGATGTCTCCCATGGCGCTCGCCACGCACATGGCCGAGCTGGAGGCCGCGCATGTGCTGCGCGGCGAGCACTTCACGCACGAGCTGCTCTTCGAAGTCGTCCGCGAGACGATTCCTCCCTCGCTGGTGCCGCTGCTGCACCGCCGCCTGGCCAGCGCGCTGGAGCAGCGCAAGGCCGCGCCCGTCGTCGTCGCGCAGCACTGGATGGAGGGCAAGGAGCCGGAGCGCGCTGCGCCCTTCTTCGTCGCCGCGGCCAACGCGGAGGCCTCCGCCTTCCGTCACATGGAGGCCGCCCTGCTCTACTTCCGCGCCGCCAGCGCCCTGGAGGAAGCGGGCTCCTTCGAGGAGGCCGCGCGCGTCAGGGCCCGCGCCCGGCACATCCCCAGCGCGTGA
- a CDS encoding bifunctional 3-(3-hydroxy-phenyl)propionate/3-hydroxycinnamic acid hydroxylase: MVCDKLQADMEVDVIISGCGPVGALTSNLLGGLGVRTLVLEQDTAPHGQPRAFSCDDEGLRIYQSAGLVEQLQKDMRQTHFAEYVGETGRRFAEVHTSATDFGFGYTPLWFFHQPLVEGVLRDGLNRFPHVRLQLGASVEGVLQDASGVMVRYRVKETGSTITVRGRYLLACDGARSSVRKLMGIKMSGRAYGEPWLAVSGVVEGGAPELCRFVCDPNRPAFVATGAAGQFRWEFMLMPGETREEMERPETIKRLLSPYIDPERVSVQRAQVYTFHCLNAAKWRDGNVFLLGDAAHTMPPFMGQGLVSGMRDASNLAWKIQRVVKGLAHDSLLDTYEQERRPHVEAVQKLCVNFGHLFLARNRYVAMARDWMMRTVQKIPRVRRFIQGFEFKQPPAHESGYYMDGGPKGAKSAQGSYFIQPKVRLSSGEEVLLDEAMGNEFAVLCRADAPAAEVAAAQGLAEALGGRLLAVRAAGEDAGQVPAVEDITGKLGAWFARHDSDVVVLRPDRFVFGAVKAERLPELRDALGV, encoded by the coding sequence ATGGTTTGTGACAAGCTGCAGGCCGACATGGAGGTTGATGTCATCATCAGCGGCTGCGGTCCCGTGGGCGCACTGACAAGCAATCTGTTGGGCGGCCTGGGAGTGCGGACGTTGGTGCTGGAGCAGGACACGGCGCCCCATGGCCAGCCGCGGGCCTTCTCGTGTGATGACGAGGGTCTGCGCATCTACCAGTCCGCGGGGCTGGTGGAGCAGCTCCAGAAGGACATGCGCCAGACGCACTTCGCCGAGTATGTGGGCGAGACGGGCCGGCGCTTCGCGGAGGTGCACACCAGCGCGACGGACTTCGGGTTCGGGTACACGCCGCTGTGGTTCTTCCACCAGCCGCTGGTGGAAGGGGTGCTGCGCGACGGGCTCAACCGCTTCCCGCACGTGAGGCTCCAGCTGGGGGCCAGCGTGGAGGGGGTGCTCCAGGACGCCTCTGGGGTGATGGTGCGTTACCGGGTGAAGGAGACGGGGAGCACCATCACGGTGCGCGGGCGCTACCTGCTGGCGTGTGATGGCGCGCGCAGCTCGGTGCGCAAGCTGATGGGCATCAAGATGTCGGGCCGGGCCTACGGGGAGCCGTGGCTGGCGGTGTCGGGTGTTGTGGAGGGTGGGGCGCCGGAGCTGTGCCGCTTCGTGTGCGACCCGAACCGCCCCGCCTTCGTGGCGACGGGCGCGGCGGGGCAGTTCCGCTGGGAGTTCATGCTGATGCCCGGCGAGACGCGCGAGGAGATGGAGCGGCCGGAGACCATCAAGCGGCTCCTGTCGCCCTACATCGACCCCGAGCGTGTGAGCGTCCAGCGCGCGCAGGTCTACACGTTCCACTGCCTCAACGCGGCGAAGTGGCGGGACGGCAATGTCTTCCTTCTGGGGGACGCGGCGCACACCATGCCTCCCTTCATGGGGCAGGGGCTGGTGTCCGGGATGCGCGACGCGTCCAACCTCGCGTGGAAAATCCAGCGCGTGGTGAAGGGGCTGGCGCACGACTCGCTGCTGGACACCTACGAGCAGGAGCGGCGCCCCCACGTGGAGGCGGTGCAGAAGCTGTGCGTCAACTTCGGCCACCTCTTCCTCGCGAGAAACCGCTACGTGGCCATGGCGCGGGATTGGATGATGCGCACGGTGCAGAAGATTCCGCGCGTGCGCCGCTTCATCCAGGGCTTCGAGTTCAAGCAGCCGCCCGCGCACGAGAGCGGCTACTACATGGATGGCGGGCCCAAGGGCGCCAAGTCGGCGCAGGGCTCGTACTTCATCCAGCCCAAGGTGCGGCTGTCGTCCGGGGAAGAGGTGCTGTTGGACGAGGCGATGGGCAATGAGTTCGCGGTGTTGTGCCGCGCCGACGCTCCGGCGGCGGAGGTGGCCGCGGCGCAGGGGCTGGCCGAGGCCCTGGGTGGCCGGCTGCTCGCGGTCCGCGCGGCGGGCGAGGATGCGGGCCAGGTCCCCGCGGTGGAGGACATCACCGGGAAGCTGGGCGCGTGGTTCGCGCGGCATGACTCGGATGTGGTGGTGCTGCGGCCGGACCGCTTCGTGTTCGGCGCGGTGAAGGCGGAGCGCCTGCCGGAGCTGCGCGACGCGCTGGGCGTGTGA